The window TTATCAGAGAGAAGAGTTTCCAGGGGGGCTTCCCCAGCCCTTCTCCAGGGGGCTTCCCCAGCCCTTCTCCAGGGGGCTTCCTCAGACCCCCATCCAGGTAGCTTCCTCAGCCCCCTCTCCAGGGGGGCTTCCTCAGCCCCACCCTACAGGGGGCTTCCTCTGCCCCCTCCAGGGGGCTTCCTCAGCCCCCCTCTCCAGGGGGGGCTTCCTCAGCCCCCCTCCAGGTGGCTTCCTCAGCCCCCCCTCCAGGTGGCTTCCTCAGCCCTCCTTCCAGGTGGCTTCCTCAGCCCCCTTCCAGGTGGCTTCCTCAGCCCCCCTTCCAGGTGGCTTCCTCAGCCCCCCTTCCAGGTGGCTTCATCAGCCCCCCCTCCAGGTGGCTTCCTCAGCCCCCCCTCCAGGTGGCTTCCTCAGCCCCCCCTCCAGGTGGCTTCCTCAGCCCCCCTTCCAGGTGGCTTCCTCAGCCCCCCCCCTTCCAGGTGGCTTCCTCAGCCCCCCTTCCAGGTGGCTTCCTCAGCCCCCCCTCCAGGTGGCttcctcagcccccccccctccaggtggCTTCCTCAGCCTCCCCCCCTCCAGGTGGCTTcctcagcctccccccccctccagggggcttcctctaccccccccctcctcactggaAAGACCGTATATAGGTCTCCATCGAACACAATCTCAGCTGATAgtccccccctttctccccccccctccccccccctgctgttAGCGAGAAGGGCCATTTAAGTGTTCTCCAGACTAGTGTAGCCTCGTTAAACCCATCCCCGAGCCATTAACGACACAATGCTGAACATATTGTACCATCTGCCGGTATTTACAAGGGCCGTCTGATgcaactctctctctttctctctctctcattgcgcCTTTCATCCGGATTCTTATAATGCCTCTTTTTCTTTAATTTCTTCTCTTCGGTTCTTGGGTATTTTTTCCCCAGTGTGTAAGTCCGGACTTTTGGGTTTCAGTGCTACTGAAGGACTGCGCTGAAGGTCTGTTAAAGCTTGATTTCCAAGCTGTTTCGTGTTGCATGGTTTAGCGTGATTTCTAAGTCAATTTACTCCTCTTGCCCTTGTCTTAACCGCACTCGTCACTCAcaggtcctctctctctctctctctctctctctctctgtcccgtcGCGCGAGGAACACTCACAATGCTCGCTCCTCAcagcacaccacaccaccaccacgccacctCACAGCACACCGCACCCACCACCACGCCACCTCACACCACACCGCACCCACCACCACGCCACCTCACAGCACACCGCACCCACCACCACGCCACCTCACAGCACACCACACCACCTCACCCGCGCGCCTCACATACCAAACGTGTAACTTATGAAGGCTTCGGCCACTATAAATGTTTGGAACAACGTTTGTAAAATCCGCGAAAGTTACCAGACTCCAGTTACACCACGGCGCTCTCTCCCCTCATGgccctaagtatatatatatatatatatatatatatatatatatatatatatatatatatatatatatatatatataactgaaaactcacaccccagaagtgactcgaacccatactcccagaagcaacgcaactggtatgtacaagacgccttaatccacttgaccatcacgaccggacaaaatgaggtgatagccgaggctatttgaaccaccccaccgccggcactcggatagtaatcttgggcatagcattttaccaaatcacctcattctttggggcacacgtgaggaacacaaatgcgttgcatattgtcctggggaccattcaggcttgttcgcatatatatatatatatatatatatatatatatatatatatatatatatatatatatatatatatctggaagGGAAGTCTGCGCTGTGGAAGAGACCGAATGTTCCGTGGAAGAGATAATGTTCACCGGGAGAGGTGAAGGGGTGACTGTACCATTGGGAGGTGATGCTCTGTACCCCGGGAAGGTGACTGTGCCCCGGGAAGGTGACTGTACCCCGGGAAGGTGACTGTGCCCCGGGAAGGTGACTGTACCCCAGAAAGGTGACTGTACCCCGGGAAGGTGACTGTACCCCGGGAAGGTGACTGTACCCCGGGAAGGTGACTGTACCCCGGGAAGGTGACTGTACCCCGGGAAGGTGACTGTACCCCGGGAAGGTGACTGTACCCCGGGAAGGTGACTGTACCCCGGGAAGGTGACTGTACCCCGGGAAGGTGACTGTACCGCGGGAAGGTGACTGTACCCCGGGAAGGTGACTGTACCCCGGGAAGGTGACTGTACCCCGGGAAGGTGACTGTGCCCCGGGAAGGTGACTGTACCCCAGAAAGGTGACTGTACCCCGGGAAGGTGACTGTACCCCGGGAAGGTGACTGTACCCCGGGAAGGTGACTGTACCCCGGGAAGGTGACTGCATACAGTTATGAAAGTGTCTGGGCGATGCGATGGGTGGAAATAAGCCCGGGCCGGGACAGGGCTGTGGGCGTGGGTGAGGCAGGGCTGTGGGCGTGGGTGAGGCAGGGCTGTGGGCGTGGGTGAGGCAGGGCTGTGGGCGTGGGTGAGGCAGGGCTGTGGGCGTGGGTGAGGCAGGGCTGTGGGCGTGGGTGGGGCAGGGCTGTGGGCGTGGGTGAGGCAGGGCTGTGAGCGTGGGTAGGGCAGGGCTGTGGGCGTGGTTGAGGCAGGGCTATGGGCGTGGTTGAGGCAGGGCTGTGGGCGTGGTTGAGGCAGGGCTGCGGGCGTGGTTGAGGCAGGGCTGTGGGCGTGGGTGAGGCAGGGCTGTGGGCGTGAGTGGGGGCAGGGCTGTGGGCGTGGCGGGAGGAGAGGAAGGCCGTGGGCgtggggtgggggtggcaggCTGGCAGGTCGGGTGGCGCGGGCGGTGTGGGTTACCGGGTTTATGGCAGCGGGACGCGGGGCCGAGGCGGGATAGCACATTCTCCCCAACTTTACTGTGTCGTATTTTGGCGGCAGCGGCTTTCTTATGGCAGTGATTGGCTCCCAGTGGCAGGAGGTCGCCGCCCACCAGGCCCACCAACGACGTTCACGCCGCCGCCCACGCCGCCCATCACCACTACCGACGCCCACGGGGACGTTCGTTCACACCGCCGCCCACCAGGCCCACCAACGACGTTCACACCGCCGCCCAcgccacccatcaccactaccgACGCCCACGGGGACGTTCGTTCACaccgccgcccaccaagcccaccAACGACGTTCACACCGCCGCCCACGCcgcccatcaccactaccaccgcccacggggaCGTTCGTTCACACCGCCGCCCACCACACCATCAATAGACTCgttcttaccccctccccccctccctcacatgcGTTTCCAGGCTCGCTTCTCCAAGttacgatccagagaggaaacgcCTCGTGTATCCTCAGTTTCTGTCCGGAATCTGTGAAGCTCCAAAAAGGTTCCGAACCTTTAACCATTCATTATAAACACACatagagacatatatatatatatatatatatatatatatatatatatatatatatatatatatatatatatgtgtgtgtatatcacgaaaataaacacgtgattaagaatgtgacaatgcacattcattgtcatatatatatatatatatatatatatatatatatatatatatatatatatatatatatatatatatatatatatatacatacacacatatattcttTCTTTcttgtaactttttttttaatttagtcgTTTTCTTAGTCATTATTTTATTTCTACCTGTTCTTCATTTTTGAGCTTTCTCTCTTCATTTCATCTTCCTCATTCTTTTTTGCCTCATTAATTCATGCAATGAACACCTTCATGCGTTCATTGCATGAACGTTTTCCTCATtcattcaatgtgtgtgtgtgtactcacctagttgtgcttgcgggggttgagctctggctctggttCATGCCCAGGATGAAGCCTCCATAAACTGTCAAACTCCttggtatacctggagtataccggagccggtcggccgagcggacagcacgctggacttgtgatcctgtggtcccgggttcaatcccgggcgccggcgagaaacaatgcgcagagtttctttcaccctatgccccctgttacctagcagtaaaatcggtacctgggtgttagtcagctgtcacgagctgcttcctgggggtggaggcctggacgaggaccgggccgcggtgacactaaagccccgaaatcatctcaagataacagctAGATAACCTGTCTACCTGCGTCATTCTGTCCACGTATATCTTCCTCCTTGTCCTTTCCTCCACACACTGACAGTGGAGGTGTGGAGGCAGACCTCATTCACAGTCGTGGTATGGAGGCAGAGTACATCACAAGATTTTAgaagaaaatgaaaataaacgcAATGGATTAGGGGTACCAACACGGCTATTGAAAGTTCATGCACAGGGCCCAAGAGCTGAGAATCAACCCTTCGCAAGCACAAACTGACAAGGGAAATGGCAAGAAGTTGGTCAAAATACAGAATTACCACCCATCAAGCTAGTCCAACCCCCCCCTTGCCCATACTTCCCCTACAGCtagtccaacccccccccccttgcccatACTTCCCCTACAGCtagtccaaccccccccccttgcccatACTTCCCCTACAGCtagtccaacccccccccccttgcccatACTTCCCCTACAGCtagtccaacccccccccccccccttgcccatACTTCCCCTACACTAGCCCTAAAGcacaaccccctccctcccccccccttacatCACCGACCACGCGACCTCAACCACCGACCacgaaccccctccccccccccccgatgtaACAAGATTGTACTGACCCGAACACCCCACTTTCGTGGAGCCCGCATTCGGACTCCGGCCGGCAACGTTTACATTCCCATTTAGCTAATATTTCCGAACCgagtgaaaaaatatatatatatcctgtccCTGCCAGGACGGCGTCGGGAAGAGGTGTAAATTCTGAACAACATTGTGGGGGCGCGGCCCACAAGGGGCGGAACCCCCGCTCTCACGAACACGCAAAACCTGACTCTCAAACACACGCGCGTGAGGCTTGAATTCCGGCGTCTTTAAGGAGGGGGGACACTTAATCTTATCGTGAGCGATAACTAAAACCCAATATTCAGCTAAAAACGTGTTCTAACAACTCGCTATTGTCCGCGCCGAGGTTCCCGCCGCTCTCAGCGCCGCACTGGACGCCGGCCACACTTGGGCAGATTCTGACCCTTGCGGACCCGCTGGTCAAGGCCGGAACTTGTGTGCAGGGAGCTGCGGTTTCGGAAgcgccccccacccacaccctcttctctcccctgccccctcccaccGCCCCCAATAACCCAACCTtcacccgtcacccccccccccacccccaagagCACTCACCGCGGGCAGACGCCAAAAAACCGCAGATATCAAATGGTCGAGGAATAGCTTGTAATTTTGTTTCCAGCCTTAAAGAGAGGGGGAAAAGAAAGAAgaggttacctaccttgaggtgcttccggggcttagcgtccccgcggcccggtcgtcaaggtGCCTGCCTAGTATGAACCAAGAAGAATTGATGCAACTGTGATCTCATTCTTACCTTAGACCTCCTCCAGACCTGCCCGGAGATGGCATCCACACCTTTTTATTCTCTCCCTTTTTCTCAAGACCAAAATTCGAGTGTTTCTGAAGTGTTTTCAGAGGGACTTTTTTTCCGGATTCTTTTCGAGGGAGGCTGAGTGTCTTACGGAGAGATGCTGAGGTGATTTTGTGGTAggtggagaggaggggagggttgctggggggtcgcaggtgagggggtggtgtgggggtgggtgagagtgaggggactgGGGTGAGGGGCCAGGGGTGGTAGAGGGGAAATAGATAATAGACACCGCTATCAGGAATTTTCATTTCGATATTGAGGTATAATATACTAAGGAGTATAACTGGGTGTATTGCAGGGGTATAATGAGGTATACTGTAGAATACTAAAGTATACTGAGGGTTATAATGAGGTATACTGAAGTGTACTAGAGTATACTgaggaggcgatgggtcacaataacgtggctgaagtatgttgaccagaccacacactagaagttgaagggacgacgacactaACGCAgaatgcagacactaacaatgctctcttctgccatgtgagggattctaatcatcccatcgattggtcttcctccaaaataatctttcctgcctctactctacacagacgccgtcttgtagaatcgactcttatacacaatgtacccaacatgaacttgagtcctgactttgttgctgtggactcttccctttcacagtatatactcaaatgctctaatctttctaacaaacgtgacttaacataagcttaccccttccatttatctttctttctctttccttttctttctctcttctccctttttctgttcattgtcttctcctacgctcccttgctatcctcttcttattcctattactatctccttctctttcggtggttataataggagctgcctcatatgggccaataggccttctgcagttctcattattactactatcccctacaccttactttcctccttagttctctcttgcctatttactgcctgtctctacctcctcatcacttacgggctattcatgcccgtgccacctcttgggtggcttaatctttatcaatcaatctcctcatcacaatcgacttgagaatggtccaggacggaccgaaacgtcgtcgtcctttcaacttctagtgtgtggtctggtcaatatactgaGGAATTATAACGCAGTATATTGAATTATACTAAGGTATACTGAGGTGTTATAACGAGGTATAATAAGAGGTATATCAAAATATTCTTCCTGGCCCTTACTGTACCAGGCATTCGTAAGCATATGCCACATAAACGAATGAAATTGCAAAAGGCCTgttaaccaaaaaaaaaaataaaaaaagacatactgtcccgttttctgttttgggtcctctggataAGATAAGATCACTTAGATTTTGATAAGATAAGATTTTGGATAAgatcactttagtacgacagtttcttgacgttggggaaccttaggaggacgagcgGGACAGAAAGCCATCTGGGGGTGATTCTGGGGGAGTTAATTGTCCCCAGAGACCCGCACGGAAGATGCTGTGAGGAGACTTCTCTATACTAGCCAATGTCGGCGTCGCTGTTTTAGATTCACCTACTCGGAACAagtcgttccaagtagcacgggctatggcgagcccgtagtggaccagcacgggctatggcgagcccgtagtgcaccagcacgggctatggtgagcccgtagtggaccagcacgggctatggtgagcccgtagtggaccagcacgggctatggcgagcccgtagtggaccagcacgggctatggtgagcccgtagtgcaccagcacgggctatggtgagcccgtagtgcaccagcacgggctatggtgagcccgtagtggagcagcacgggctatggcgagcccgtagtggacttacctgggacAGGAGCGCGCAAAATCACGTCTAAAtatatggatggagaaatactattaAAGCTGTTGACAATTTTGGCGAGACCAAAAGTGGAATATGTAGCGGTGGTGTGGTAACTGTGGTGGTACACAGCGGTGGTGTGGTATCTGTGGTGGTACACAGCGGTGGTGTGGTAACtgtggtggtacacagtggtggtgtggtatctgtgtggtggtacacagtggtggtgtggtaactgtggtggtacacagcggtggtgtggtatctgtggtggtacacagcggtggtgtggtaactgtggtggtacacagtggtggtgtggtatctgtgtggtggtacacagtggtggtgtggtaactgtggtggtacacagtggtggtgtggtatctgtgtggtggtacacagtggtggtgtggtaactgtggtggtacacagtggtggtgtggtatctgtgtggtggtacacagtggtggtgtggtaactgtggtggtacacagtggtggtgtggtaactgtggtggtacacagtggtggtgtggtaactgtggtggtacacagtggtggtgtggtatctgtgtggtggtacacagtggtggtgtggtaactgtggtggtacacagtggtggtgtggtaactgtggtggtacacagcggtggtgtggtaactgtggtggtacacagtggtggtgtggtatctgtgtggtggtacacagtggtggtgtggtaactgtggtggtacacagtggtggtgtggtaactgtggtggtacacagtggtggtgtggtaactgtggtggtacacagtggtggtgtggtaactgtggtggtacacagtggtggtgtggtaactgtggtggtacacagtggtggtgtggtaactgtggtggtacacagtggtggtgtggtatctgtggtggtacacagcggtggtgtggtaactgtggtggtacacagtggtggtgtggtaactgtggtggtacacagtggtggtgtggtaactgtggtggtacacagtggtggtgtggtaactgtggtggtacacagtggtggtgtggtatctgtggtggtacacagtggtggtacacagtggtggtacacagtggtggtacacagtggtggtgtggtatctgtggtggtacacagtggtggtgtggtgtctgtgtggtggtacacagtggtggtgtggtatctgtggtggtacacagtggtggtacacagtggtggtacacagtggtggtacacagtggtggtacacagtggtggtacacagtggtggtgtggtatctgtggtggtacacagtggtggtgtggtaactgtgtggtggtacacagcggtggtgtggtatctgtggtggtacacagtggtggtgtggtatctgtgtggtggtacacagtggtggtgtggtgtctgtgtggtggtacacagtggtggtacacagtggtggtacacagtggtggtacacagtggtggtgtggtatctgtggtggtacacagcggtggtgtggtatctgtgtggtggtacacagcggtggtgtggtatctgtgtggtggtacacagtggtggtgtggtgtctgtgtggtggtacacagcggtggtgtggtaactgtggtggtacacagtggtggtgtggtatctgtggtggtacacagtggtggtgtggtatctgtggtggtacacagtggtggtgtggtatctgtggtggtacacagtggtggtgtggtatctgtggtggtacacagtggtggtgtggtatctgtggtggtacacagtggtggtgtggtatctgtggtggtacacagtggtggtgtggtatctgtggtggtacacagtggtggtgtggtaactgtgtggtggtacacagtggtggtgtggtaactgtgtggtggtacacagtggtggtgtggtaactgtgtggtggtacacagtggtggtgtggtaactgtgtggtggtacacagtggtggtgtggtaactgtggtggtacacagtggtggtgtggtaactgtgtggtggtacacagt of the Procambarus clarkii isolate CNS0578487 chromosome 56, FALCON_Pclarkii_2.0, whole genome shotgun sequence genome contains:
- the LOC138353182 gene encoding uncharacterized protein, translated to MCYPASAPRPAAINPVTHTARATRPASLPPPPHAHGLPLLPPRPQPCPHSRPQPCLTHAHSPASTTPAALPQPRPQPCLNHAHSPASTTPTALPYPRSQPCLTHAHSPAPPTPTALPHPRPQPCLTHAHSPASPTPTALPHPRPQPCLTHAHSPVPARAYFHPSHRPDTFITLGNQALTDLQRSPSVALKPKSPDLHTGEKIPKNRREEIKEKEAL